Proteins co-encoded in one Brassica rapa cultivar Chiifu-401-42 chromosome A02, CAAS_Brap_v3.01, whole genome shotgun sequence genomic window:
- the LOC103851374 gene encoding uncharacterized protein LOC103851374 codes for MATLDSPLEALALEYASFGCLAVVNNVWTWIAVVTAAVSFWRIRVTTIKVEDGHGCVLLEGSKASKPEQETGHYQPQAVAGAVGETATAQGKETVVWEPLVCDEGVTKGKLTMYYEVGVEGERCVDGDGEVTDVSYGGGLGHCGEWWERWERVLKMRTGDDDWYRYVDVTVLNGSVVRLWDDKRNP; via the coding sequence ATGGCGACTTTGGATTCTCCACTAGAGGCGCTGGCTTTGGAGTACGCTAGCTTCGGTTGTCTCGCCGTCGTCAACAACGTCTGGACATGGATCGCCGTCGTGACGGCTGCCGTCAGCTTCTGGAGGATAAGAGTCACCACCATCAAAGTCGAAGACGGACATGGGTGTGTCTTGTTAGAGGGATCCAAAGCCTCGAAACCTGAACAAGAAACCGGTCATTACCAACCGCAAGCAGTGGCCGGGGCCGTGGGGGAAACGGCGACGGCTCAAGGGAAGGAAACGGTGGTTTGGGAGCCGTTAGTGTGCGATGAGGGCGTGACGAAAGGGAAGCTGACGATGTACTATGAGGTAGGCGTtgaaggagagaggtgtgttgACGGAGACGGGGAAGTAACGGACGTTAGCTACGGAGGTGGTTTGGGTCATTGCGGAGAGTGGTGGGAGAGATGGGAAAGAGTGTTGAAGATGAGAACTGGTGATGACGATTGGTACCGTTACGTCGACGTGACGGTGCTAAACGGAAGTGTCGTAAGGTTATGGGATGACAAACGGAACCCGTAA
- the LOC103851375 gene encoding uncharacterized protein LOC103851375 isoform X1, with protein sequence MDENNAAKLTGIRQIVRLKEILQKWQTVTIGSKSDVPPLEDGKQAAALISPAINKRLLAVKNCDSDDENSQSPKTPADVPRGYLAVYIGPELRRFIIPTSYLSHSLFKVLLQKAEEEFGFDQSGALTIPCEVETFKYLLKCMENNLKDHHPDDSSYMSDEISIRRSVANTNGCLNFCSWGCSRSEGGVNTNQVIKLFKTFLKLRLLLSFVIVYHMLMEIVRVITLGV encoded by the exons ATGGATGAAAACAATGCAGCAAAGTTAACCGGAATCCGGCAGATCGTTAGACTAAAGGAGATTTTGCAGAAATGGCAAACCGTAACGATAGGTTCCAAGTCAGATGTTCCTCCACTGGAAGATGGAAAGCAAGCGGCAGCACTAATTTCACCAGCGATCAACAAGAGGCTATTAGCTGTCAAGAATTGTGACTCGGATGATGAGAACAGTCAAAGCCCTAAGACTCCGGCTGATGTTCCGAGAGGGTATTTAGCGGTTTACATTGGACCGGAGCTAAGGAGGTTTATCATACCAACAAGCTATCTCAGCCACTCTTTGTTCAAGGTGTTGCTCCAGAAAGCAGAGGAAGAGTTTGGGTTTGATCAGAGCGGTGCGCTCACCATCCCTTGCGAGGTCGAGACTTTCAAGTACTTACTTAAATGCATGGAGAACAATCTTAAAGATCATCACCCTGACGACAGCTCCT ATATGTCTGATGAGATATCAATCAGGAGATCTGTTGCCAACACTAATGGTTGTCTTAACTTTTGCAGCTGGGGATGTAGTAGAAGCGAAGGAGGAGTAAATACAAATCAAGTGATAAAACtctttaaaacttttttaaaattacgATTATTGTTATCCTTTGTTATTGTTTATCACATGTTGATGGAAATTGTTAGGGTGATTACTTTGGGGGTGTAA
- the LOC103851375 gene encoding indole-3-acetic acid-induced protein ARG7-like isoform X2, translating to MDENNAAKLTGIRQIVRLKEILQKWQTVTIGSKSDVPPLEDGKQAAALISPAINKRLLAVKNCDSDDENSQSPKTPADVPRGYLAVYIGPELRRFIIPTSYLSHSLFKVLLQKAEEEFGFDQSGALTIPCEVETFKYLLKCMENNLKDHHPDDSSSGDVVEAKEE from the exons ATGGATGAAAACAATGCAGCAAAGTTAACCGGAATCCGGCAGATCGTTAGACTAAAGGAGATTTTGCAGAAATGGCAAACCGTAACGATAGGTTCCAAGTCAGATGTTCCTCCACTGGAAGATGGAAAGCAAGCGGCAGCACTAATTTCACCAGCGATCAACAAGAGGCTATTAGCTGTCAAGAATTGTGACTCGGATGATGAGAACAGTCAAAGCCCTAAGACTCCGGCTGATGTTCCGAGAGGGTATTTAGCGGTTTACATTGGACCGGAGCTAAGGAGGTTTATCATACCAACAAGCTATCTCAGCCACTCTTTGTTCAAGGTGTTGCTCCAGAAAGCAGAGGAAGAGTTTGGGTTTGATCAGAGCGGTGCGCTCACCATCCCTTGCGAGGTCGAGACTTTCAAGTACTTACTTAAATGCATGGAGAACAATCTTAAAGATCATCACCCTGACGACAGCTCCT CTGGGGATGTAGTAGAAGCGAAGGAGGAGTAA
- the LOC103851377 gene encoding auxin-responsive protein SAUR76-like, giving the protein MMKGGNKLMKLKSVLKKLNSFNTKPNQPPSTPAYHGRSSSVSAFPLEDLHTVYVGRTRRPYQVSSDVVSHPLFQQLAAMDGGCGSEDGSIAVSCEVVLFEHLLWMLDNADADESRPESVHELVEFYAC; this is encoded by the coding sequence ATGATGAAAGGAGGCAACAAACTGATGAAGCTGAAATCAGTTTTGAAGAAGCTCAACTCGTTCAACACCAAGCCGAACCAACCACCGAGTACTCCAGCCTATCACGGTCGCTCCTCCTCCGTGAGTGCATTTCCCTTAGAAGACCTTCACACCGTCTACGTCGGCAGAACACGGCGTCCGTACCAGGTGAGCTCTGATGTCGTGAGCCATCCGCTCTTCCAGCAGCTAGCGGCTATGGATGGTGGATGCGGCAGCGAGGACGGTTCGATCGCCGTGTCGTGCGAGGTTGTCTTGTTTGAGCATCTCCTTTGGATGCTTGATAACGCCGACGCCGACGAGTCACGCCCAGAGTCGGTCCACGAACTCGTCGAGTTCTATGCCTGTTAA
- the LOC103851740 gene encoding glutathione S-transferase T3-like produces the protein MANGKNFSNLLFSQIPVDLDSPEPFWFGSQGPDDSPFMSAPDVPAKSPVSSSPDVRAKSGVNPNASCPERRKWTPRDDKILIGAWLNTSKDPVMSNEQKSTSFWKRIVEYYNASPLLAGTVPREITSCKQRWSRINGDVSKFCGCYDAALREQRSGQNDDDVMKTALDIFFNTVGYKFAMDHCWRELRYDQKWCSHYPAKDAGKEKRKQAVEVDTEVAEGVDPEVRPRGVKAAKASTKKKKSGREEELSRLHGVLEIKEKLSKQKLLDRLLAKKEPLSDMENSSHVGRSHGSLSDGVGITGDGVGFTGDGVGITGVVV, from the exons ATGGCTAATGGAAAAAATTTTAGTAATCTTCTCTTTAGTCAAATTCCAGTTGACCTTGATTCACCTGAACCTTTTTGGTTCGGTAGTCAAGGTCCTGATGACTCTCCTTTCATGAGTGCTCCCGACGTTCCTGCTAAGTCTCCTGTGAGCTCTTCTCCGGACGTTCGGGCAAAGTCTGGTGTGAATCCAAATGCCTCATGTCCTGAGAGGAGAAAATGGACTCCCAGAGATGATAAAATCCTTATTGGTGCTTGGCTAAACACCAGTAAGGACCCTGTGATGAGCAACGAGCAGAAGTCCACTTCTTTCTGGAAGCGTATAGTAGAGTACTACAACGCAAGTCCTCTCCTCGCTGGGACAGTACCGAGAGAGATCACCTCTTGCAAGCAGAGGTGGTCTAGGATTAACGGCGATGTATCCAAGTTCTGTGGCTGCTACGATGCGGCTCTGAGGGAGCAGAGAAGTGGGCAAAACGATGATGATGTGATGAAAACCGCCTTGGACATTTTCTTCAACACGGTCGGCTACAAGTTCGCCATGGATCACTGCTGGAGGGAGCTGAGATACGACCAGAAATGGTGCTCCCACTATCCTGCTAAGGACGCTGGAAAGGAGAAGCGCAAACAAGCTGTGGAGGTGGATACAGAAGTGGCCGAAGGTGTCGATCCAGAAGTTAGACCTCGCGGGGTTAAAGCGGCCAAAGCTAgtaccaagaagaagaagagtggcaGGGAGGAGGAGTTGTCGAGGCTACATGGGGTTTTAGAAATTAAAGAGAAACTGTCTAAACAAAAGCTTCTTGATCGTTTACTAGCTAAGAAAGAACCTCTCTCAGATATGGAAAACA GTTCGCATGTGGGAAGGAGTCACGGGTCTTTATCTGATGGAGTAGGAATCACGGGTGATGGAGTAGGATTCACGGGTGATGGAGTAGGAATCACGGGTGTAGTTGTATGA
- the LOC108870754 gene encoding uncharacterized protein LOC108870754 produces the protein MINILGLLKMSTSSSDGLDERIDELVDEIVEDYYNDIVEDQPDDEANRAYIERDREGGDDQLWNDYFSEDPTYSAQIFRRRFRMNKNLFLRIVRALKQNFIFFQQRKDATGRWGLSSLQKCTAAIRLLAYGTAADSVDEYLRLADTTAHSCLHHFTDAVIHLFGNEYLRRPTKEDLQRLLYIGEQRGFPGMVGSIDCMHWEWKNCPTAWKGQYTRGSGKPTIVLEAVASQDLWIWHAFFGLPGTLNDINVLDRSPVFDDILEGRAPRVRYMVNGHMYKLAYYLTDGIYPKWSTFIQSIKPISLLPLKARAT, from the coding sequence ATGATTAACATATTAGGACTTCTTAAAATGTCAACATCTTCATCCGATGGTCTAGACGAAAGAATAGACGAACTTGTTGATGAAATAGTTGAAGATTACTACAACGACATAGTGGAGGACCAACCCGATGATGAGGCGAACCGTGCTTATATTGAACGAGACCGTGAAGGAGGAGATGATCAGTTATGGAATGACTACTTCAGTGAAGACCCGACATACTCGGCACAAATATTTAGAAGACGTTTCCGCATGAACAAGAATTTATTCCTGCGTATTGTCAGAGCCCTCAAGCAGAACTTTATATTCTTTCAGCAGAGAAAAGATGCAACCGGTAGGTGGGGTCTATCATCACTTCAAAAGTGTACGGCGGCTATTCGTCTGCTTGCTTATGGTACAGCGGCTGACTCGGttgacgaatatctccgacttgcGGACACTACAGCACACTCTTGTTTACATCATTTCACTGACGCAGTTATACACTTATTTGGTAATGAGTATCTACGACGACCCACAAAGGAGGATCTTCAACGACTACTCTATATTGGAGAGCAACGCGGTTTTCCAGGGATGGTCGGGAGCattgactgtatgcattgggagtggaaaaactgcccaaccgcttggaaaggacaaTACACACGTGGATCCGGAAAACCGACGATTGTTTTAGAGGCTGTAgcttcacaagatctttggatatggcacgcttTCTTCGGTCTtccaggtaccttaaacgatattaatgtcCTCGATCGGTCTCCGGTTTTTGACGATATCTTAGAAGGTCGAGCTCCGAGGGTAAGGTACATGGTCAACGGACACATGTATAAGTTGGCATACTATCTCACGGACGGTATATATCCAAagtggtcaacatttatccaatctatcaAACCAATTTCATTGTTGCCATTAAAAGCACGAGCTACTTGA